A segment of the Ramlibacter agri genome:
ACGGTGCAGGGCGCGCTGGAGCTGCTCGGCATCCCGTACACCGGCTCCGGCGTGATGGCTTCGTCGATCTCGATCGACAAGGTCATGACCAAGCGGGTCTGGCTGGCCGAAGGCATCCCGACGCCCAAGTACCAGCTGCTGCGGCGCGGCGCCTACCAGCGCGAGCAGCTGATGAAGGTCCCGGACGACCTGGGCCTGCCGCTGATCGTGAAGCCGGCGCGCGAAGGTTCCTCCATCGGCGTGGCCAAGGTGCAGGGCTACTCGGAAGTGCAGGGCGCGGTGGACGCCGCCGCGGCGCTGGACGCCGACGTGCTGTGCGAGCAGTTCGTGGCCGGCGACGAAGTGACCTGCCCGATCCTGGGCACCGGGGACAGCGCCCGCGCGCTGCCGGTGATCCGCATCGTGGCGCCGGAAGGCAACTACGACTACCAGAACAAGTACTTCACCGATGACACCAAGTACCTGGTGCCCAGCGGCCTGCCCGAAGGCGAGGAAGCGGCGATCCAGGACCTGGTGCTGAAGGCATACCGCGTGCTGGGCTGCCGCGGCTGGGGCCGCATCGACGTGATGATCGACGCGCAGACCCGCAAGCCTTACCTGCTGGAGATCAACACCTCGCCCGGCATGACCGGCCATTCGCTGGTGCCGATGTCGGCCCGCGCCGCCGGCATCAGCTACGAGGACCTGTGCGTGCAGTTGCTCGCCTCCGCGGCGCTGGACCACGAGGAGGCCGCCAAGGCATGAAGAACGCCCTGCCACAGCCGATGGACGTCAAGCTGATGAACCTCACCTCTTCGGTGCTGTTCGCGGCCTGCGGCCTGCTGCTCGTGGCGGCGCTGGGCTGGTGGCTGCTGCGCAACCCGCTGTTCGCCATCGGCGGCATCACGGTGCAGGGCGAGGTGGCGCACAACAACGTGGCGACCTTGCGGGCCAACGTGCCGCCGCACCTGCGCGGCAACTTCTTCACGGTGGACCTGCAGCAGGCGCGCGCCGTGTTCGAGGCCGTGCCGTGGGTGCGGCAGGCGGTGGTGAAGCGCCAGTTCCCGAACCGGCTGAAGGTGCAGCTGCAGGAGCACCAGGCCGAAGCGCTGTGGGGCGATTCGGATTCGCAGATGGTCAACAGCTTCGGCGAAGTGTTCGAGGCCAACGCCGGCGACGTGGACGACGACGACCTGCCGCGCCTGGCCGGCCCGGAAGGCACGTCGGCGCAGGTGCTGGCGATGTACCAGGGCCTGAAGCCGCTGTTCGAGCCGCTGGACCTGGGCATCGACGAGCTCTCGCTGTCGGGGCGCGGCGCCTGGAACCTGCACCTGGACAGCGGCGCGGTGGTGGAACTGGGACGCGGAACGAACGAGGAAGTGCTGGCCCGCAGCAAGCGTTTCGCGCAGACGCTGACGCAGGTCACGTCGAAGTACGGCCGGCGGCCGGAGGCGCTGGTGACGGCGGACCTGCGGCACGTGGACGGCTATGCGATCAAGTTGAGGGGCGTCGTCACCACGGAAGTGGCGGCCAAGAGGAACTGAGGAAGAGAACGACACAATGGCCAAGGAATACAAGGACCTCGTCGTCGGACTGGACATCGGCACCGCCAAGGTGATGGCGGTGGTGGCCGAGGTCCTGCCCGGGGGCGAACTCAAGCTCGCCGGCCTGGGCGTGGCCCCTTCCAACGGCCTCAAGCGCGGCGTGGTGGTGAACATCGACGCCACGGTGCAGAGCATCCAGCAGGCCTTGAAGGAGGCCGAGCTGATGGCCGACTGCAAGATCCAGCGCGTGCACACCGGCATCACCGGCAGCCACATCCGCGGCATCAACTCCAGCGGCATGGTGGCGGTGAAGGACCGCGAGGTGACGCCGGCCGATGTGGCCCGCGTCGTCGAAACCGCGCGCGCCATCAACATCTCCACCGACCAGCGCCTGCTGCTGGTGGAGCCGCAGGAATTCGTGATCGACGGCCAGGACGTGAAGGAGCCGATCGGCATGAGCGGCATCCGCCTGGAAGCCAAGGTGCACATCGTCACCGGCGCCCAGAGCGCGGCCGAGAACATCCTCAAGTGCGTGCGCCGCTGCGGCCTCGAAGTGGAGTCGCTGCTGCTGAACCCGCTGGCCTCCAGCCAGGCCGTGCTGACGCAGGACGAGAAGGAACTGGGCGTGGCGCTGGTGGACATCGGCGCCGGCACCACCGACGTCGCCATCTTCACCGGCGGCGCGATCCGCCACACGGCGGTGATCCCGATCGCCGGCGACCTGATCACCAGCGACATCGCCATGGCGCTGCGCACGCCGACCAAGGACGCCGAGGACATCAAGGTGGAACACGGCTACGCCAAGCAGCTGCTGGCCGACCCGGAAACGCAGGTGGAAGTGCCGGGCCTGGGCGACCGCGGCCCGCGCATGCTGTCCAAGCAGGCGCTGGCCGGCGTGATCGAGCCGCGCGTGGAGGAGATCTTCGCGCTGGTGCAGCAGGTGGTGCGCGAATCGGGCTACGAGGAAGTGCTGTCCTCCGGCATCGTCATCACCGGCGGCAGCTCCGTCATGCCGGGCATGGTGGAACTGGGCGAGGACATCTTCCTGAAGCCGGTGCGGCGCGGCGTGCCCAAGTACCTCGGCGCGCTGTCGGACATGGTGGCGCAGCCGCGTGCGGCCACGGTCATGGGCCTGCTCGAGGAGGCGCGCCTGGCGCGCGTGCGCGGGCAGAAGGTGGCGCTGAAGCACGGCTCGGTGAAGACCGCGTTCGGGCGCCTGAAGGATTTCATCGTGGGGAACTTCTGATGATGCATCCCCACAAGTTGTGGCTGGCGCGCGGCAGCCCTCCCGGCCGCAGAAAGGAGCGATGGCGGTGCACCGATCCACCGTTCCTGCGTTAAAGCAAACCAACAAAAGAAGTTCGTCAGTGGCAACTGCAAAGAGTTAGGAGCATCAAATGAGCATCGAAATGATCGAAGTCGAGGAGTTCCACCAGGGCACCCAGATCAAGGTGATCGGGGTCGGCGGTGGCGGCGGCAACGCCGTGGCGCACATGATCGAGCGCAGCGTGCAGGGCGTGGAGTTCATCTGCGCCAACACCGATGCGCAGGCTCTGCAGCGCAGCTCCGCGCACAAGCACATCCAGCTGGGAGGCAGCGGCCTGGGCGCCGGCGGCAAGCCGGACAAGGGCCGCGAGCTCGCCGAGGCGGCCGTGGATTCCATCCGCGAAGCCATCGCGGGCGCCCACATGCTGTTCATCACCGCCGGCATGGGCGGCGGCACCGGCACCGGCGCCGCGCCGGTGATCGCGCGGGTGGCCAAGGAAATGGGCATCCTGACGGTGGGGGTCGTGACGAAGCCGTTCGACTGGGAAGGCGGCCGCCGCATGACCAACGCCGACAACGGCCTGTCCGAGCTGGAAGCCAACGTCGACTCGCTGATCGTCGTCCTGAACGAGAAGCTGCAGGAAGTGCTGGGTGACGACATCACCCAGGACGAAGCCTTCGCGCACGCCAACGACGTCCTGAAGAACGCCGTGGGCGGCATCGCGGAAATCATCAACGTGCCCGGCCACGTGAACGTGGACTTCGAGGACGTGCGCACCGTGATGGGCGAGCCCGGCAAGGCGATGATGGGAACGGCCCTGGCCTCCGGCCCGGACCGCGCCCGCATCGCGGCGGAACAGGCCGTGGCCTGCCCGCTGCTGGAAGGCATCGACCTGTCCGGCGCCAAGGGCGTGCTGGTGCTGATCACCGCCGCGCGCGGCAGCCTGAAGCTGAACGAGTCCAAGCAGGCCATGAACACGGTCCGCGCCTAC
Coding sequences within it:
- the ftsZ gene encoding cell division protein FtsZ, translated to MSIEMIEVEEFHQGTQIKVIGVGGGGGNAVAHMIERSVQGVEFICANTDAQALQRSSAHKHIQLGGSGLGAGGKPDKGRELAEAAVDSIREAIAGAHMLFITAGMGGGTGTGAAPVIARVAKEMGILTVGVVTKPFDWEGGRRMTNADNGLSELEANVDSLIVVLNEKLQEVLGDDITQDEAFAHANDVLKNAVGGIAEIINVPGHVNVDFEDVRTVMGEPGKAMMGTALASGPDRARIAAEQAVACPLLEGIDLSGAKGVLVLITAARGSLKLNESKQAMNTVRAYASAEAHVIFGTAYDEALGDDIRVTVVATGLSRQGQQRRTAPPLQVLRTGTDNVPFNVPTVNNAIAGPGAIVTREMQTAAQQPDYGGMAVPSVWRTNRTQAAAKVDALSSGGMDDFEIPAFLRKQAD
- a CDS encoding D-alanine--D-alanine ligase — protein: MTIHQDFGKVAVLMGGKSAEREVSLMSGSGVLKALQSKGVDAHAFDPAERNLSELKKKGFQRCFIALHGRFGEDGTVQGALELLGIPYTGSGVMASSISIDKVMTKRVWLAEGIPTPKYQLLRRGAYQREQLMKVPDDLGLPLIVKPAREGSSIGVAKVQGYSEVQGAVDAAAALDADVLCEQFVAGDEVTCPILGTGDSARALPVIRIVAPEGNYDYQNKYFTDDTKYLVPSGLPEGEEAAIQDLVLKAYRVLGCRGWGRIDVMIDAQTRKPYLLEINTSPGMTGHSLVPMSARAAGISYEDLCVQLLASAALDHEEAAKA
- the ftsA gene encoding cell division protein FtsA; amino-acid sequence: MAKEYKDLVVGLDIGTAKVMAVVAEVLPGGELKLAGLGVAPSNGLKRGVVVNIDATVQSIQQALKEAELMADCKIQRVHTGITGSHIRGINSSGMVAVKDREVTPADVARVVETARAINISTDQRLLLVEPQEFVIDGQDVKEPIGMSGIRLEAKVHIVTGAQSAAENILKCVRRCGLEVESLLLNPLASSQAVLTQDEKELGVALVDIGAGTTDVAIFTGGAIRHTAVIPIAGDLITSDIAMALRTPTKDAEDIKVEHGYAKQLLADPETQVEVPGLGDRGPRMLSKQALAGVIEPRVEEIFALVQQVVRESGYEEVLSSGIVITGGSSVMPGMVELGEDIFLKPVRRGVPKYLGALSDMVAQPRAATVMGLLEEARLARVRGQKVALKHGSVKTAFGRLKDFIVGNF
- a CDS encoding cell division protein FtsQ/DivIB gives rise to the protein MKNALPQPMDVKLMNLTSSVLFAACGLLLVAALGWWLLRNPLFAIGGITVQGEVAHNNVATLRANVPPHLRGNFFTVDLQQARAVFEAVPWVRQAVVKRQFPNRLKVQLQEHQAEALWGDSDSQMVNSFGEVFEANAGDVDDDDLPRLAGPEGTSAQVLAMYQGLKPLFEPLDLGIDELSLSGRGAWNLHLDSGAVVELGRGTNEEVLARSKRFAQTLTQVTSKYGRRPEALVTADLRHVDGYAIKLRGVVTTEVAAKRN